CAGAGTGGTGATCAACTTTGATTTTCCAACTGGAATTGAGGACTATGTCCACCGAATTGGAAGAACTGGGAGGGCTGGAGCAACGGGAATGGCATATACCTTCTTTTGTGAACAGGATTGGAAATATGCTGCTGATTTGATTAAAGTACTGGAGGGTGCGGATCAGCTTGTGCCTCCTGAGTTGCGAGATATGGCTATGCGTGGGGGGCCGAGTTTTGGCAAGGATAGGGGCGGTTTGGGTCGTTTCGATGCAGCTATGGGTGGCAGCCGCTGGGATTCTGGAGGCCGAGGTGGCATGAGAGATGGTGGGTTTGGTGGTCGTGGTGGTGCAAGAGATGGTGGGTTTGGTGGCCGCGGTGGAATGAGAGATGGCGGATTTGGTGGCCGTGGTGGAATGAGAGATGGTCTTGCTGGTGGACGAGGTGGGAGAGGTGATTTCTTTTCTGGACGAGGTAGAGGAGGACGGGCCTTTGGTGGCCCTCCTGGAGGTCATGTTGGTTGGGGCAGGGGTGATCGTGGTGGCCCACAGGATAGGTACAATAGTGTGGATGGACGTGGGCGTGGACGTGGACAGGGTCGATTTGATAACAGAAGAGATTTCTCCAATAGGAGTAGAGGCAGAAGTTATAGTCGTAGCCCTGAAAGAGTTCGAACATGGGGCTACAGCCGAAGTCGCAGTCGCAGCGGTAGTCATAGTAGTAGAAGTTGGAGTCGGAGTAGAAGTCGTAGCAGAAGTAGAAGCAGGAGCAGGAGTTGGTCACGTCGCAATAGCCGAAGCCGTAGCCGTAGCCATGATAATCACGAGCGATCACGTGAGAAGAACTTCGATAGAAAAGACGATGTACCTACAGAATCAGTAACTGCTACTTCTCCGGCCACACGAAAGAATGCTTTCGAAATAAGAGAAGATGGGAGGCAGCTTCCTCCAGCAGACAGTAACAACATCGAACCGGGGAACCCAGAAAATGGTGCAGATACGAACGATCAAATTGTAAACACCGCAGCTCAAGTAATATGAATCTTTGTAAACCTCTGGCTTCTGGACGATGACCAGCTTTGGGTTCTGGTCGAGTAATTCAGtctgttttgaaaattttcttgccGGGAAGCTTCTCTGCTCTGCTTTAGAGGAAAATCTGATCGATGAAGGTTTAAAAAGAATGCGTGTTTGGGAAATGTTTAGAATTGATGAGGATGATGCTGTGCTTACACTTTGCATTGATAGTTTTTATGGATAacgtaattttgaaaaatgtttgTTTCCACGCAAAGGGGGAAATTTCCGCAATGGGTTCTATGaaacattaaagaaaaatcataagTTTGTAAGAGATATTTGTGAACtaacaaataattaacttAAAGATTGGATTACAACAGTATACGGCAGCCACAAAACAAacattaaaattcataaagtttattaatttcattcaaaatcaatgcaaaatatacaattaattgaaaaaaaagagttagaCATAGGCTACTTTGGGGGTGagctaataaaaaaatttaagggtttTAATCATGGATGGAGGAGCTAAACTTGGGAGATAAAGAGTTTTAGTCAAAATGGCAGGGAGAAAGCTGTGCATATATAAAAATCAATGACCTCTTTTAACTTACAAAACCAAACACAGAAAAATGTAGAACTGAAATGCAGATTGTTGATGGGGAAAGTTCAACTTTTACTGTAAAGTGGACGATTTCCTCAAACAAATCGTAGAAAAGGGAAAGTTTAAGATAATTGCTGAAGATAAGTGTGGAAGGAAAAGCAAAAATAACATCCAAGGAGTACTTTAATCATCAGCCACCTTATTTTCCTGCAATATCTAGAGTTTCAAAGGGAGGGGACCTTTTACTCCATGTCGTTCTCCATAACATCAAGAACTTTGGCTGAGTTTTCGACCTGTCAGTCTCTCGGATTCGTATAGAATATGGTTTATGAGTCCCCTTGCCGCACTGCAAACAAACAATATACACcgaatattatattttagataaagGGCAAGACACCCCGGCACGGTTGACGGCAGCGTCACAAATTTAAAGACCATGGCACATAgtagttgtatttaattttgtagacTATGATAAAGTTAAAACAATACAAGAAAGCTATGATAAAgttagtagaaatctagggtaGTAATAGGCATCCTTTGttacttgatttttttgtaCTTCTTTTTAACAtctagaaaggaaaaagaagcaaTCAAAAGACTTACTCATCTTTCAACTTCTGAATCTTCTCTGGATCAGTCTCATGCATGTTTTTTCTGAATTGTTGCTTCACCATACTAACAACAAGATCGGTGTTATGTTGCTGCAAAAAGTTGATAGGATCCAAGTCAACAAGTTTCAAGGAACCAATGTTAAATCCTCTGTACCTTCCAATAGTTGGATTCAACTCATTTGAAATGCAGCACAACTTTTTAGAGTGAAACAGAAAAGAACTATAACTTAATTCAGCAAAAGGAAACAATACGGTTAACAATGAATATCAGACTCATCTTGGTGTTTTCTCTCCAAGACCTTTCCTAATTTATCCTACTTTGATTTATGTTACATCAAGCACATCAACCTAGCCTATGACATACTTCACTTGCACATAAATGTATCACCTTCTTCCTAACACTTCTTATCGAAAATTTACAGTTGGGTCATTTTCCTATGAAGCAAAAACGTAATCCTGGGAGGCACGTGGCAGAAGGCCTATGTGCGATCAATTGTTCAATTCCTATAATGAGATTTTGGCTAATTAATGTGAATACATGACATAACTGTGCGCCTGTGCGGCAAGGTTATGTTCTGCATGAATTCAACCATAGGCTTGATGCAGTATAAGAACCAAATGGCAAGTGCAGAAATAAGGAAAAGACCCATTGATTAGATAATTGCAATTAGCCTAAAGCAAATGTAAAAGAACAACAAGGCATCCAAGCGTGCTGAAGGCTAGATTGAACTTTAACTTCTAACTTCTTGTTGAATCTCAAAACATTCTAAGTTATTCAAATGAAAGATCATTAGACCCATAACACCTGGTTGGAACTATTAgttcaaataaagaaaacaaacgaAAAGAACACCCATACCCGATGACCGATATACTTGGCTCTTCGAAGGCACTCACGGTAAAGCTGCAGTGACAAAACATGCAAGATTAACAAAGTTTGAGGAGGAAACTGTACTGCAAAAAGGATAGGAGGGAACCAACCCTAATGACATTATTCGCAAGTTCAGGAGGTAGAGCAGTCTGTAGGGATGGCATTTCCACACTTTTCACACTCACTGattatttatcaaataattaattcagCTGCATAGAGAAACCACCAAAGAATTAGAAAAACCTGAATCAAACGGAAAAACGAaaacataaatcaaattatagatcgagtaaaaaagaaaaggagtttTTATGGCCGAAACTTGTAAAAAGTGGGTACAACTTGTACACAGTCCAAGCTTGATCAACTCAAACATCATATctaatattaaacaaaaaaacaagaacaaggacCTGACACATCAAATCTCCCCATTCCATAATGTCATAACAggctaattttaatttctcatcaATCTCCGCTCTCTATTCCTTCGGCTTCCGCTCATTATTTTCCCTCTAGTGGGAAAGCCCTCCTTTCTGGGTCAGGAAGCAGCGGAATAGAGGCGAGCTAACATCGTAAatcagaaaccctaattttcgaTTAGTCTATCTAAGCTTCTGCAGACCAATCGTAAATGCAGATATACAAAACCACCATCAACGAATTGAAATGCAAAATAAGGAAAAGCGAGATCAAAAGTGAAAAGGATCGCGGCTAGATGATTACCTTTCTCCGATGGTTCCTCCTGGTGGCCTTGTGGCGCGTTTCGCAGAGGAGAAAGGGAAATGGGAAGAGAGGTCCGGAGGATGAAGAAAATCTGCCCTCAGAATTTTTGTATGAAACGACGAACAAACGAGCTCCCAAATTTGATTTCAAGAAGCACTTTTGTCTAGAAAACATTGAGTGTAATTGGTTTGGTTCAGCCGATCCGGTTCTATAAAACCACAGAAATCGACCCAACCTCATTTTTGAAGATGAACCGAACCGACCTGAGACTATTAATTAAGGTTAGGGTTTTTTCTGTGAGTTGGTggagtttttttgtttaaccCGGACGAGGACCCCCGTATGAGGCGAAAGTGTCACGTACGGTAATAATATGTTGTACTCGATTCTATAATgcataattttacaaaatataggTGTATATATTCTTGTCAACCCtcctgggcttcccctcaagattatAAAACGCTTCTATTAGTGAGAGGTTTTCGCTTCCACACCTAAAGAATGCTtagttcttctctccaactaacgtgggatctcacaatccacccttcttgaAGGACTAACATCATCG
This portion of the Cucurbita pepo subsp. pepo cultivar mu-cu-16 chromosome LG08, ASM280686v2, whole genome shotgun sequence genome encodes:
- the LOC111800735 gene encoding uncharacterized protein LOC111800735, which encodes MPSLQTALPPELANNVIRLYRECLRRAKYIGHRQHNTDLVVSMVKQQFRKNMHETDPEKIQKLKDDAARGLINHILYESERLTGRKLSQSS